One window of Campylobacter sp. RM12651 genomic DNA carries:
- a CDS encoding lysophospholipid acyltransferase family protein, whose protein sequence is MKILNKILSIFLAIIIAISIAFVIVLMFIFPKKNWVIRKTWAKFIRKLCCYKIEIKGDFNPNARMIILNHRSMLDIIALEDVYPYDLAWIAKKQIEELFFFGNIIKLPKMISIDRENARDFVRVINEANDRLNNNRNISMFPEGTRSDGYELLRFKKGASMLATKLDVLVQPVVIIGSKEILDSKRITIHLGKKLTIIPLQPLKANELDNAKDLMQEAINEYFKANE, encoded by the coding sequence AGCAATCAGCATTGCTTTCGTAATTGTTTTAATGTTTATTTTCCCTAAAAAAAATTGGGTTATTAGAAAAACTTGGGCAAAATTTATCCGTAAATTATGCTGTTATAAAATAGAAATAAAAGGCGATTTTAATCCTAATGCAAGAATGATTATCCTAAATCATCGCTCAATGCTAGATATTATCGCACTTGAAGATGTATATCCATACGATTTAGCTTGGATTGCAAAAAAACAGATTGAAGAATTATTTTTCTTTGGAAATATCATAAAACTACCTAAAATGATTTCAATAGATAGAGAAAACGCAAGAGATTTCGTAAGAGTTATAAATGAAGCAAACGATAGATTAAATAATAATAGAAACATATCTATGTTTCCTGAAGGAACTAGAAGTGATGGCTATGAATTATTAAGATTTAAAAAAGGCGCTTCAATGCTAGCTACTAAGTTAGATGTTTTAGTTCAACCTGTTGTAATTATTGGTTCAAAAGAGATTTTAGATAGTAAAAGAATAACAATTCACTTAGGTAAAAAACTTACAATAATACCTTTACAACCACTAAAAGCTAATGAATTAGACAATGCAAAAGACTTAATGCAAGAAGCAATTAATGAATATTTCAAGGCTAATGAGTGA
- the crcB gene encoding fluoride efflux transporter CrcB, producing MNIFMVALGGAIGAVLRYILSTFINRNFDFKFFIAGTLIVNLIGCFLIGLFYALAKNYESLNEIRLLIVVGFLGAFTTFSSITYESITLLKSLGFVAFSANIILNVVFGLIATYIALNFFK from the coding sequence GTGAATATTTTTATGGTTGCTTTAGGTGGAGCCATTGGTGCTGTTTTAAGATATATTTTAAGCACTTTTATAAATCGTAATTTTGATTTTAAATTCTTTATAGCTGGGACATTAATCGTTAATTTAATAGGCTGTTTTTTGATAGGATTATTTTATGCACTAGCTAAAAATTACGAGAGTTTAAACGAGATAAGATTATTAATAGTAGTAGGATTTTTAGGTGCTTTTACTACTTTTTCATCAATTACTTATGAGAGCATAACATTATTAAAATCATTAGGCTTCGTTGCCTTTAGTGCAAATATTATTTTAAATGTAGTATTTGGACTAATAGCAACTTATATTGCTTTAAATTTTTTTAAATAG